In the Thauera sedimentorum genome, one interval contains:
- a CDS encoding succinate dehydrogenase iron-sulfur subunit gives MSKRTVQFKIYRYDPDRDEKPYMQDISVELEASDKKLLDALVRLKSVDDSMSFRRSCREGVCGSDAMNINGKNGLACLTDIDSLPQPIVLRPLPGLPVIRDLIVDMTQFFKQYHSIKPYLINEEPAPERERLQSPEDREELNGLYECILCACCSTSCPSFWWNPDKFVGPAGLLAAYRFIADTRDQATNERLDNLEDPYRLFRCHSIMNCVDVCPKGLNPTRAIGKIKDAMVRRAV, from the coding sequence ATGAGCAAGCGTACCGTTCAATTCAAGATCTACCGCTACGATCCGGATCGCGACGAGAAGCCGTACATGCAGGACATCAGCGTTGAGCTGGAAGCTTCCGACAAGAAGCTGCTCGACGCCCTGGTGCGCCTCAAGTCGGTGGACGATTCCATGTCCTTCCGCCGCTCCTGCCGCGAAGGCGTGTGCGGTTCGGATGCGATGAACATCAACGGCAAGAACGGCCTGGCCTGCCTGACCGACATCGACAGCCTGCCGCAGCCCATCGTGCTGCGCCCGCTGCCGGGTCTGCCGGTGATCCGCGACCTGATCGTGGACATGACCCAGTTCTTCAAGCAGTACCACTCGATCAAGCCCTACCTGATCAACGAGGAACCGGCGCCGGAGCGTGAGCGTCTGCAATCGCCCGAAGACCGCGAGGAGCTCAACGGCCTGTACGAGTGCATCCTGTGCGCGTGCTGCTCGACCTCCTGCCCGTCGTTCTGGTGGAACCCGGACAAGTTCGTCGGCCCGGCCGGCCTGCTGGCGGCCTACCGCTTCATCGCCGACACCCGCGACCAGGCGACCAACGAGCGCCTCGACAACCTCGAGGACCCGTACCGCCTGTTCCGCTGCCACAGCATCATGAACTGCGTCGACGTCTGTCCGAAGGGTCTGAACCCGACCCGCGCCATCGGCAAGATCAAGGACGCCATGGTACGGCGGGCGGTATGA
- a CDS encoding succinate dehydrogenase assembly factor 2: MTINRGRVRWQCRRALLELDLVFTRFLERHFDRLTDDQLADLDDLLRCDDYDIWAMVNGSKPCEEDRWKEMIALLRET, translated from the coding sequence ATGACCATCAACCGGGGGCGCGTGCGCTGGCAGTGCAGGCGGGCTCTTCTGGAGCTCGACCTGGTGTTCACGCGCTTTCTGGAGCGGCATTTCGATCGTCTGACCGACGATCAACTTGCGGACCTCGACGACCTGCTGCGCTGCGACGACTACGACATCTGGGCGATGGTCAATGGCAGCAAGCCGTGCGAAGAGGACCGCTGGAAGGAAATGATCGCCCTGCTGCGCGAAACCTGA
- the gltA gene encoding citrate synthase has product MSTERTATLNVDGKTVEFPVMSGTHGQDVIDIRTLGGKTGLFTYDSGFLSTASCKSKITFIDGDKGELLYRGYPIEQLAEKCNFLEVAYLLKNGELPNAAQKLDFESTIKNHTMVHDQLTRFYNGFRRDAHPMAIMVGVVGALSAFYHDAMDFSDQEHRNISMHRLIAKLPTIVAMAYKYNTGQPFMYPRNDLDYTANFMHMMFGTPCEEYKPNPVLVRALDVIFTLHADHEQNASTSTVRLAGSSGANPFACISAGIACLWGPAHGGANEACLNMLEEIGDVSRVGEYIKRAKDKSDSFKLMGFGHRVYKNFDPRAKLMGKVCAEVLGELGLENDRLFKLAKELEKIALEDEYFVEKKLYPNVDFYSGIVQKALGIPTSMFTCIFALARTVGWITQWEEMITDPEYKIGRPRQLYIGAARRDVPELAQRP; this is encoded by the coding sequence ATGAGTACTGAACGCACCGCAACCCTAAACGTCGATGGAAAGACCGTCGAGTTTCCGGTCATGTCCGGCACCCACGGCCAGGATGTCATCGACATCCGCACCCTGGGCGGCAAGACCGGCCTGTTTACCTACGACTCCGGTTTCCTGTCGACCGCGAGCTGCAAGTCGAAGATCACCTTCATCGACGGCGACAAGGGCGAGCTGCTGTACCGCGGCTACCCGATCGAGCAGCTGGCCGAGAAGTGCAACTTCCTGGAAGTGGCCTACCTGCTGAAGAACGGCGAGCTGCCCAACGCGGCGCAGAAGCTCGACTTCGAAAGCACGATCAAGAACCACACCATGGTTCATGATCAGCTGACCCGCTTCTACAACGGCTTCCGCCGCGATGCCCACCCGATGGCCATCATGGTCGGCGTGGTCGGTGCGCTGTCCGCCTTCTACCACGATGCGATGGACTTCTCCGACCAGGAGCATCGCAACATCTCCATGCACCGGCTGATCGCCAAGCTGCCCACCATCGTGGCCATGGCGTACAAGTACAACACCGGGCAGCCGTTCATGTACCCGCGCAACGACCTCGACTACACCGCCAACTTCATGCACATGATGTTCGGCACCCCGTGCGAGGAGTACAAGCCGAACCCGGTGCTGGTGCGCGCGCTCGACGTGATCTTCACGCTGCACGCCGACCATGAGCAGAACGCCTCCACCTCCACGGTGCGTCTGGCCGGTTCCTCCGGCGCCAACCCGTTTGCCTGCATCTCGGCCGGTATCGCCTGCCTGTGGGGCCCGGCGCACGGCGGCGCGAACGAAGCCTGCCTGAACATGCTGGAAGAGATCGGCGACGTGTCGCGCGTCGGCGAGTACATCAAGCGCGCCAAGGACAAGAGCGACAGCTTCAAGCTGATGGGCTTCGGCCACCGCGTGTACAAGAACTTCGACCCGCGCGCCAAGCTCATGGGCAAGGTCTGCGCCGAGGTGCTGGGCGAGCTGGGCCTGGAGAACGACCGCCTGTTCAAGCTGGCCAAGGAACTCGAGAAGATCGCGCTGGAAGACGAGTACTTCGTCGAGAAGAAGCTCTACCCCAACGTCGACTTCTACTCCGGCATCGTGCAGAAGGCCCTGGGCATCCCGACCTCCATGTTCACCTGCATCTTCGCGCTGGCGCGCACGGTGGGCTGGATCACCCAGTGGGAAGAGATGATCACCGATCCGGAATACAAGATCGGCCGCCCGCGCCAGCTGTACATCGGCGCCGCGCGACGCGACGTTCCGGAACTCGCGCAGCGTCCGTAA